In the Chroococcidiopsis sp. SAG 2025 genome, one interval contains:
- a CDS encoding GNAT family N-acetyltransferase, with product MCNSLSLKQATAFQLKILLNRSENTIDNLTIPDDEEVAPQFLLEDAIEKLNHDCDNAFWLLPRLIIVGNAIVGTVSFKSLPEDEGSVEIGYGIISSQQRRGFVTKAVELFLKEALSTNKIQTVIAHTDLSNKASCRVLEKNGFIKVGSYIDPDDGEVWMWQKKISATD from the coding sequence ATGTGTAACAGTTTAAGTCTCAAACAAGCTACTGCCTTTCAGCTAAAAATCCTGCTCAATCGCAGTGAAAATACTATCGATAATTTGACGATCCCTGACGATGAAGAAGTTGCTCCTCAATTCTTGCTAGAAGATGCGATCGAGAAATTAAATCACGATTGCGACAATGCTTTTTGGTTGTTACCCCGATTGATTATAGTAGGTAATGCGATCGTTGGCACGGTTAGCTTCAAAAGTCTGCCAGAAGATGAGGGATCGGTTGAAATTGGCTACGGTATTATTTCCTCACAACAAAGACGAGGATTTGTTACCAAAGCAGTCGAACTGTTCTTGAAAGAAGCGTTGTCAACTAATAAAATTCAAACAGTCATAGCTCATACAGATCTTTCAAATAAAGCGTCTTGTCGAGTATTAGAAAAAAATGGTTTTATCAAAGTAGGAAGTTACATCGATCCAGACGACGGAGAAGTATGGATGTGGCAAAAAAAAATAAGTGCAACAGATTAA
- a CDS encoding 2-phosphosulfolactate phosphatase: MIFNQLEFDLRCEWGISGVMQLAPISHVVVIVDVLSFSTCVEIATNRGAIVFPYRWQDDTAIAYAQSVNATLASRQRTATTGYSLSPSSLDRIPAGTRLVLPSPNGATLSLQTGNTLTVSGCLRNCQAIAEFAQSCGTQIAVIPAGERWEDGSLRPSLEDAIGAGAILSYLQGKPSPEAKAAMVIFQTFRADLASALSQCSSGKELISRGFSRDLELATALNVSECIPICRDRAYIPIRFI, from the coding sequence ATGATTTTCAACCAATTGGAGTTCGATCTGCGCTGTGAATGGGGAATTAGTGGCGTGATGCAACTGGCTCCAATTAGTCATGTAGTTGTGATTGTGGATGTTTTATCTTTCTCCACTTGCGTAGAAATTGCTACGAATCGAGGAGCGATCGTATTTCCTTATCGCTGGCAAGATGATACAGCGATCGCCTATGCTCAGTCTGTCAATGCAACTTTAGCAAGTCGTCAGCGCACCGCTACCACGGGATACTCTCTTTCTCCTTCATCCCTAGATCGGATTCCTGCGGGGACGAGATTGGTCTTACCTTCACCTAATGGTGCAACTCTGAGCTTGCAGACAGGAAACACACTAACTGTATCTGGTTGTTTGCGTAACTGTCAGGCGATCGCTGAGTTTGCTCAAAGCTGCGGTACGCAAATTGCCGTGATTCCAGCTGGGGAAAGGTGGGAAGATGGGAGTTTGCGCCCCAGCTTAGAAGACGCGATCGGTGCTGGCGCGATTCTCAGCTATTTACAGGGCAAACCCTCTCCAGAAGCAAAAGCAGCTATGGTAATATTTCAAACGTTTCGCGCCGATCTCGCATCAGCCTTAAGCCAATGTAGTTCGGGAAAAGAGTTAATTTCTAGAGGATTCAGTCGCGATCTCGAACTGGCGACAGCTCTAAATGTGAGTGAATGTATTCCAATATGCCGCGATCGCGCTTATATTCCAATACGGTTCATTTAA
- the glgP gene encoding alpha-glucan family phosphorylase: MNKSAIAPAQKLSEKLPLSLKRLADLAYNYWWSWTSERVFLFQNISPEAWERYGHNPVAVLESASYERLTQLAEDPFYIKHLSQVVAEFDAYMNQQDTWVSRVAPQISRQNPIAYFCAEFGIHESLPVYSGGLGILAGDHLKSASDLGVPLIGVGLLYRQGYFRQRLNRSGWQEDYYIDNVFQQMPLELMLNERGEALTIELQVRQRMVKVQIWRAQVGRVSLYLLDTDREDNDPIDRWLTGHLYGGNQDTRIAQEVVLGIGGVKALTALGIQPSIHHLNEGHAAFCTLEIAWQEMERTGKPFYDVEASVRNRCVFTTHTPVPAGHDVFSPDLMDSHFAQYWAQLRLSREQFLALGAKRLGDPWEPFGMTVLALRMCRAANGVSELHGRVSRQMWTALYPDRPEDRVPIGHITNGVHAPTWTAPLMADLYTQYLGADWQTRAIDPAMWADVDRIPDAELWQRHQVLKERLIAFTRYRIKKARTDRGEVGDRIHAADLLLDPNALTIGFARRFSQYKRGNLLLRDAERALKIFGNAQRPVQIVFAGKAHPADEEGKRIIQKLMEWCQHSAIQHRVAFIEDYDIYVAQKLVQGVDVWLNNPRRPLEASGTSGQKVCFNGGINCSVLDGWWCEGYQVGMDGKGINGWAIGEDAHTSNQELQDRIDSESLYKLLEEEIAPLYYDRDNNGIPHRWIQMMKASIKTNAPLFNTDRMIADYVTRIYAPGCSTISTPSLAQVIV, encoded by the coding sequence ATGAATAAATCTGCGATCGCCCCAGCACAAAAGCTGAGCGAAAAATTACCCCTGTCACTCAAAAGATTGGCAGATCTGGCTTATAACTATTGGTGGAGTTGGACGAGCGAACGAGTTTTCCTATTTCAAAACATTTCACCGGAAGCTTGGGAGCGTTACGGGCATAACCCTGTAGCGGTGTTGGAATCGGCTTCTTACGAACGCCTAACCCAATTGGCAGAAGACCCTTTCTACATCAAACATTTATCCCAGGTGGTGGCTGAGTTTGATGCTTACATGAATCAGCAAGATACCTGGGTGAGTCGAGTTGCACCGCAAATTTCACGGCAAAATCCGATCGCCTATTTCTGTGCTGAATTTGGCATTCACGAATCTCTCCCCGTATACTCTGGCGGTTTAGGTATCCTGGCTGGAGATCACCTCAAATCTGCTTCCGATCTGGGCGTACCTCTGATCGGCGTAGGATTGTTGTATCGTCAAGGCTATTTCCGGCAGCGACTCAATCGTAGTGGTTGGCAAGAAGATTACTACATTGACAATGTTTTCCAGCAAATGCCGCTGGAATTGATGCTGAACGAGCGGGGAGAAGCCCTGACTATCGAACTGCAAGTTAGACAGCGGATGGTCAAAGTCCAAATTTGGCGGGCGCAAGTGGGTAGGGTGAGTCTCTACTTGCTCGACACAGACCGCGAAGACAACGACCCGATCGATCGCTGGCTTACAGGACACCTCTACGGGGGCAACCAAGACACGCGGATCGCCCAAGAGGTGGTTTTAGGTATTGGCGGAGTCAAGGCGCTTACAGCTTTGGGAATTCAGCCCTCCATTCACCACTTGAACGAGGGACACGCTGCGTTTTGCACCCTAGAGATTGCTTGGCAAGAAATGGAGCGGACGGGCAAACCTTTCTACGATGTGGAAGCGAGCGTGCGCAATCGCTGCGTCTTTACGACTCATACCCCCGTACCCGCCGGACACGATGTCTTCTCGCCCGATTTAATGGATTCTCATTTTGCGCAATATTGGGCGCAACTGCGGCTATCGCGAGAGCAGTTTTTAGCTTTGGGTGCGAAAAGACTGGGCGATCCTTGGGAGCCTTTTGGCATGACTGTCTTAGCGCTGCGGATGTGTCGCGCTGCTAATGGGGTGAGCGAATTGCATGGCAGAGTTTCACGGCAGATGTGGACTGCTTTGTATCCCGATCGCCCCGAAGACCGCGTACCTATCGGTCACATCACCAATGGCGTTCACGCCCCAACTTGGACGGCTCCGTTGATGGCTGACCTTTATACTCAGTATTTAGGTGCAGATTGGCAGACGCGGGCGATCGATCCGGCAATGTGGGCAGATGTCGATCGCATTCCCGATGCGGAATTATGGCAGCGACATCAGGTTTTGAAAGAGCGCTTGATTGCCTTTACCCGTTACAGAATCAAAAAAGCGAGAACGGATCGGGGTGAAGTTGGCGATCGCATTCATGCTGCCGATTTATTGCTCGATCCCAATGCTCTCACAATTGGTTTTGCCCGTCGCTTCTCTCAATACAAGCGGGGTAATCTGCTGCTACGGGATGCAGAAAGAGCGTTGAAAATCTTTGGTAATGCTCAACGTCCAGTGCAAATTGTCTTTGCTGGTAAAGCTCACCCCGCCGATGAGGAAGGCAAGCGGATTATCCAAAAATTGATGGAGTGGTGTCAGCATTCAGCAATTCAGCATCGAGTGGCGTTTATTGAAGACTACGACATTTATGTGGCACAGAAGTTAGTGCAAGGCGTAGATGTTTGGTTGAATAATCCCCGTCGTCCCCTGGAGGCTTCTGGTACGAGCGGGCAAAAAGTCTGTTTTAATGGCGGGATCAACTGTAGCGTTCTCGATGGTTGGTGGTGCGAAGGCTATCAAGTTGGGATGGATGGCAAGGGAATCAACGGTTGGGCGATCGGTGAAGATGCTCATACGAGCAATCAAGAGTTGCAGGATCGGATCGATTCTGAATCCCTCTACAAGTTACTGGAAGAGGAGATCGCGCCTCTATACTACGATCGCGACAACAATGGCATTCCGCACCGCTGGATTCAAATGATGAAGGCATCGATTAAGACGAATGCACCTCTGTTTAATACGGATCGGATGATCGCCGATTACGTGACGCGCATCTATGCTCCTGGCTGTTCGACAATCTCTACACCAAGTTTGGCTCAAGTGATTGTCTAG
- the rimM gene encoding ribosome maturation factor RimM (Essential for efficient processing of 16S rRNA), with protein MEPQKTPEKPRSQNSKPQIPDGWLAIGTIVAPQGLDGEVRVYPDSDFPERFVEPGQRWLLRPGKTEPEPIELVEGRDIPGKGLYVVALEGIEDRSQAEALRDCVLLVPESDRPELGEDEYHVVDLIGLEVFLQETGKSIGTVTDVIPAGNDLLEVQLHQEVKSQKSEVKTDDPTLPTPDSRLPTPPKKVLIPFVKAIAPVVDLEMRRIEIAPPPGLLEL; from the coding sequence ATGGAACCTCAAAAAACACCCGAAAAACCCAGATCTCAAAACTCAAAACCACAAATTCCCGATGGCTGGTTAGCAATTGGTACAATCGTTGCACCTCAAGGATTAGATGGAGAAGTCAGAGTTTACCCCGATTCAGACTTTCCCGAACGATTTGTCGAACCAGGACAGCGCTGGTTACTGCGTCCAGGGAAAACAGAACCAGAACCTATAGAATTGGTCGAAGGTCGAGATATCCCAGGTAAAGGGTTGTACGTGGTCGCCTTAGAGGGAATTGAAGATCGCAGCCAAGCCGAAGCATTACGAGATTGCGTGTTACTCGTACCGGAAAGCGATCGCCCCGAATTAGGAGAAGATGAATATCATGTCGTCGATCTGATCGGTTTAGAAGTCTTCTTACAAGAAACTGGCAAGAGCATCGGTACGGTAACAGATGTCATTCCTGCTGGAAACGACTTGTTAGAAGTACAGTTGCATCAAGAAGTCAAAAGTCAAAAGTCAGAAGTCAAAACCGACGATCCTACACTCCCGACTCCCGACTCCCGACTCCCCACTCCCCCAAAAAAAGTTCTAATCCCATTTGTAAAGGCGATCGCACCTGTTGTAGATCTAGAGATGAGAAGAATTGAAATCGCACCGCCACCAGGCTTGCTGGAACTGTAA
- a CDS encoding valine--pyruvate transaminase, whose product MNPALTKIGAQMSHLTGVRAIMKDIIETLQAGAGKEFINLSAGNPLILPEVEQLWRDCTAQLLASSDYGEVVCRYGSSQGYAPLVSAIASDFNRRYGLNLSERNILITPGSQTLYFYAANAFGGYCPSGQLKQIVLPLSPDYTGYGGVSLAPEALIAYKPALDIDAAAHRFKYRPDFSQLRINEETGCVVFSRPCNPTGNVLTDEEVRKIAALAAPYNVPVIIDSAYAPPFPALNFTEMTPVFGDNIIHGMSLSKAGLPGERIGVAIADEKLIQILESFQTNMCIHPSRYGQAIAALAINSGALAEISSNVIRPFYRQKFEVLESTLEQTMPDIPWFLHRGEGAIFAWLWLKDLPLTDWEFYQRLKQENVIVVPGSSFFPGLREDWIHKQQCLRISLTASNEEIALGMQRLAKVVERVYTKSKVKS is encoded by the coding sequence ATGAACCCTGCTCTTACGAAAATTGGCGCTCAAATGTCCCACCTGACAGGGGTGCGGGCAATTATGAAAGATATTATCGAAACGCTGCAAGCAGGTGCAGGTAAGGAGTTTATTAATTTAAGTGCGGGGAATCCGCTGATTTTACCGGAGGTAGAGCAGTTGTGGCGAGACTGTACCGCGCAATTGTTAGCTAGTTCCGACTATGGTGAAGTCGTCTGTCGTTATGGATCGAGTCAGGGGTACGCGCCACTCGTTAGCGCGATCGCATCTGATTTCAACCGTCGCTACGGGTTAAACTTGAGCGAGCGCAATATCCTCATTACTCCTGGTAGCCAAACTCTCTATTTCTACGCTGCAAATGCTTTTGGTGGCTATTGTCCTAGTGGGCAGTTAAAGCAAATTGTTTTACCCCTAAGTCCAGATTACACGGGTTATGGTGGCGTAAGTCTTGCCCCAGAAGCTTTGATTGCCTATAAACCTGCGTTAGATATCGATGCAGCCGCGCATAGATTCAAATATCGTCCCGACTTTAGCCAACTCAGAATTAACGAAGAGACGGGATGCGTGGTATTTTCTCGTCCTTGCAATCCTACGGGTAATGTTTTAACCGATGAAGAAGTGAGAAAAATTGCGGCTTTGGCTGCACCTTACAACGTTCCAGTTATTATTGACTCTGCCTATGCCCCTCCCTTCCCAGCTTTGAATTTTACCGAAATGACTCCCGTGTTTGGAGACAATATTATTCATGGCATGAGTTTATCCAAAGCAGGGTTGCCTGGAGAAAGAATTGGAGTAGCGATCGCGGATGAGAAATTAATTCAAATTCTGGAATCTTTCCAGACAAATATGTGCATCCATCCGTCACGTTACGGACAGGCGATCGCGGCTTTAGCGATTAATTCTGGTGCTTTAGCAGAGATTTCTAGCAATGTCATTCGACCTTTTTATCGGCAAAAGTTTGAGGTATTAGAATCTACTTTAGAACAAACGATGCCTGATATACCTTGGTTTTTACATCGTGGCGAAGGAGCAATTTTTGCTTGGTTATGGTTAAAAGATTTACCTTTAACCGATTGGGAATTTTATCAACGACTCAAACAAGAAAATGTCATTGTCGTGCCTGGTAGTTCCTTCTTCCCTGGTTTACGCGAAGATTGGATTCACAAGCAGCAATGTTTGCGAATTAGTTTGACCGCAAGCAATGAAGAAATCGCGCTCGGAATGCAGCGACTCGCCAAGGTAGTCGAACGAGTTTATACAAAGTCAAAAGTCAAAAGCTAA
- a CDS encoding IS4 family transposase codes for MEQAIAKTKVCEQRKRSLPAQLVICLVIAMSLWSRDSMRDVLKNLIDGLSEAWVKVGKYWRVFCKSAITQARQRLSPRVMSQLFHQLVRPMASTDTKGAFLNGLRIVVIDRTCFDLPDSDENARVFGRPSSRPGTQAAFPKLRLVILVEAGTHLIFDALMCPYRIGERVRALRLLRSVSSGMLLMWDRGLHSYAMVQATVTTGSDYLGRIPANVKFLCEEPLADGSYLSWIYPPAKFRSKACQPIQVRVIEYTIGNTDNPEEQLRYRLITSLLELEKFPAQLLAIEYHQRWEVENTIDELKVHLSGRKTHIRSQKPREVVQEVYGWLLGHWAVRLLMFQAAKSAGITPLRLSFTGTLRVIRRAIPKFQRLQSQELPFF; via the coding sequence ATCGAGCAAGCGATCGCTAAAACTAAAGTTTGTGAACAACGTAAACGCTCGTTACCAGCACAATTGGTAATTTGTTTGGTAATTGCGATGAGTCTGTGGTCACGAGATTCGATGAGAGATGTGCTGAAAAACTTAATTGATGGGCTGAGCGAAGCATGGGTGAAAGTGGGGAAATACTGGCGAGTTTTTTGTAAATCAGCAATAACGCAAGCCCGACAACGATTAAGTCCAAGGGTGATGAGTCAATTGTTCCATCAACTGGTGCGACCAATGGCTAGCACCGATACCAAAGGAGCATTTCTCAATGGATTGCGAATTGTGGTAATTGATCGGACTTGCTTCGATCTGCCAGACAGCGATGAAAATGCGAGAGTTTTTGGTCGTCCGAGCAGCCGTCCTGGCACACAAGCCGCATTTCCCAAACTGCGATTAGTCATTTTGGTAGAAGCAGGAACACATTTAATCTTTGATGCATTGATGTGTCCATATCGAATAGGAGAACGAGTGCGGGCATTAAGATTATTACGCTCCGTGAGTTCAGGGATGTTGTTGATGTGGGACAGAGGGTTACATTCTTATGCAATGGTGCAAGCAACTGTCACAACTGGTAGCGATTATTTAGGAAGAATTCCCGCAAATGTCAAGTTTTTGTGCGAAGAACCACTGGCGGATGGTTCTTATCTGAGTTGGATTTATCCACCTGCTAAATTCCGCTCAAAAGCTTGCCAGCCCATACAAGTCCGAGTGATTGAATACACAATTGGTAATACCGACAACCCAGAGGAACAACTAAGATATCGCTTAATTACCAGCTTATTGGAATTGGAGAAATTTCCGGCTCAACTACTGGCGATTGAATATCATCAACGCTGGGAAGTAGAAAATACTATTGATGAACTCAAAGTACATTTATCAGGACGAAAAACTCATATTCGCTCTCAAAAACCGCGTGAAGTTGTGCAGGAAGTTTACGGGTGGTTGTTAGGACACTGGGCTGTGCGGTTATTGATGTTTCAAGCTGCAAAGAGCGCGGGTATCACTCCTTTGCGTCTGAGTTTCACTGGGACATTGCGAGTTATTCGTCGTGCTATCCCGAAATTTCAACGCTTGCAATCACAAGAACTCCCCTTTTTTTAA